In a genomic window of Fibrobacter sp. UWT2:
- a CDS encoding NAD(+)/NADH kinase: MKKNGKMNFQTIGIVGWKDKNPDLALALDMISKWAVEHPQVTFCVLDNLKDLAHKPIKVVKENVLCKSDLLLAIGGDGTVLSAAHMALGHDTPILGVNAGRVGFLAETRVEGLSQTLDSLLAGDFSTRERMMIEAVVYHGKKQVAKQTVLNEVHVRAHAPERMVNVSVEYNGTALTDYWADSLLVSTPTGSTAYNLAAGGPIIHPATPAVVLTPVAPSSLSVRPLVLSLSSKKLQMKSAVDGPLDLVFDGRTTVVLKPNDVVTLAESKSVTTFIRMRHTGFVGALREKLGWTGKPRQV, from the coding sequence ATGAAGAAGAATGGAAAAATGAATTTCCAGACTATTGGCATCGTGGGCTGGAAAGACAAGAATCCGGATTTGGCTCTTGCGCTTGACATGATTTCCAAGTGGGCGGTGGAGCATCCGCAGGTCACCTTCTGCGTTCTGGATAACCTGAAGGATTTGGCACATAAGCCCATCAAGGTTGTCAAGGAAAATGTGCTTTGCAAGTCGGATTTGCTCCTGGCCATTGGCGGCGACGGTACGGTGCTTTCGGCGGCGCATATGGCGCTCGGGCACGACACGCCCATTCTGGGCGTGAACGCGGGTCGTGTGGGCTTTTTGGCTGAGACTCGCGTGGAAGGCCTTTCGCAGACTTTGGATAGCTTGCTTGCCGGTGACTTTTCGACCCGCGAGCGCATGATGATTGAAGCTGTGGTTTACCATGGCAAGAAACAAGTCGCCAAGCAGACGGTGTTGAACGAGGTGCACGTTCGTGCGCACGCGCCCGAGCGTATGGTGAATGTGAGCGTAGAATACAACGGAACGGCTTTGACCGATTACTGGGCCGATTCTCTGCTCGTGTCAACTCCGACGGGTTCTACCGCTTACAACTTGGCGGCAGGCGGTCCCATTATTCACCCGGCAACGCCTGCGGTGGTGTTGACTCCGGTGGCTCCCAGTAGCCTTTCGGTGCGTCCGCTGGTGCTTTCGCTTTCTTCCAAGAAACTTCAGATGAAGTCTGCGGTCGATGGCCCACTCGACTTGGTGTTCGATGGCCGTACCACGGTGGTGTTGAAGCCTAATGATGTGGTGACTCTCGCCGAAAGCAAGTCGGTGACGACCTTTATTCGCATGCGCCATACGGGTTTTGTGGGTGCGCTTCGCGAAAAGCTTGGTTGGACGGGAAAACCGAGGCAGGTCTAG
- a CDS encoding type B 50S ribosomal protein L31 — protein MKEGIHPNYQPVVFVDANTGKEYITRSTKSSAEKKTIDGVEYSVISLEITADTHPFWTGKQHRVDTAGRIDRFNKRFSGNITGAKRKTRKAAPAKAEDAE, from the coding sequence ATGAAAGAAGGTATCCACCCTAACTATCAACCGGTCGTGTTCGTCGATGCGAATACGGGTAAAGAATACATCACCCGCTCCACGAAGTCTTCCGCCGAAAAGAAGACTATCGATGGTGTTGAATATAGCGTAATTTCTCTCGAAATTACGGCTGATACCCATCCGTTCTGGACGGGCAAGCAGCATCGCGTGGATACGGCTGGCCGTATCGACCGCTTCAACAAGCGTTTCTCTGGCAACATCACTGGTGCAAAGCGTAAGACCCGCAAGGCTGCTCCTGCCAAGGCTGAAGACGCTGAATAA
- a CDS encoding carboxypeptidase-like regulatory domain-containing protein gives MKKQLFIGAAALVAMAMTGCQKTGTIEGVVLDPFTGKAIEMPTVWMDSTIFGTQNPKYPYKTDLQQGKFKFEKVPVGNYLIKARRSKYILGQQNIATDEKNPNLSVTLYEYSDQIKPGLYKSGTTEGPEKIDNQWVVYSTSCSESVAGYRLTMPINTDAGKVPGQKTDKKKKKKADKGAAKVSNLPAPLAVDASINVFYVNASSVTSPLVATTYPAVEGKVADHSDCQGFGADEKTGLFVNKDKGTALNVEYKAENLFQITGNLPAGKQILQLSQDGKTLQTYYFQVK, from the coding sequence ATGAAAAAGCAACTCTTTATTGGTGCAGCCGCTCTCGTGGCTATGGCTATGACCGGTTGCCAGAAGACTGGTACTATCGAAGGTGTCGTTCTTGATCCGTTTACCGGCAAGGCTATCGAAATGCCCACTGTTTGGATGGATTCTACCATTTTCGGTACCCAGAACCCGAAGTACCCGTACAAGACTGATCTCCAGCAGGGTAAGTTCAAGTTCGAAAAGGTGCCCGTTGGCAACTACCTGATCAAGGCTCGTCGCTCCAAGTACATTCTCGGCCAGCAGAACATTGCTACCGACGAAAAGAACCCGAACCTCTCTGTGACTCTGTACGAATACAGCGACCAGATCAAGCCGGGTCTCTACAAGAGCGGTACTACCGAAGGTCCTGAAAAGATTGATAACCAGTGGGTCGTGTACTCCACGAGCTGCAGCGAATCTGTTGCCGGTTACCGTTTGACCATGCCGATCAACACCGATGCAGGCAAGGTTCCTGGCCAGAAGACTGACAAGAAGAAGAAAAAGAAGGCTGACAAGGGCGCTGCCAAGGTTTCTAACCTCCCGGCTCCGTTGGCTGTGGACGCTTCCATCAACGTGTTCTACGTGAATGCTAGCTCCGTGACTTCTCCGCTGGTCGCCACCACTTACCCCGCCGTCGAAGGCAAGGTCGCTGACCACTCCGACTGCCAGGGCTTCGGTGCTGACGAAAAGACCGGTCTCTTTGTCAACAAGGACAAGGGCACTGCTCTGAACGTGGAATACAAGGCTGAAAACTTGTTCCAGATTACGGGTAACCTCCCGGCTGGCAAGCAGATTCTCCAGCTCTCCCAGGATGGCAAGACTCTGCAGACCTACTATTTCCAGGTCAAGTAA
- a CDS encoding glycosyl hydrolase 53 family protein, with the protein MGLNKLLPFGFVFGALTLSACGGDSDNAAQFDYEVVDSSPSSVQRDTFYVEPGVEQPDYSSPSLGGDSIGLEFSSAFEPLLSSESNVPESSGTELPISSADIEMSSGGVMSGSSSAEMSSGAILPKSSSSRIVPDLSSDSRPPRSSSSKMEPPPESSSRMEPPSSSSKGPALDFSFYNGADISTVQEYERWGTKFYDVDGSEKDIFTLLKDHGFNAIRLKTFVSPKAQYGYAASGCDHDAESYADKDHIIAYAKKIKAAGMAFLLDIHYSDNWADPGKQIIPSRWRNVTSSDAMADSVYNYTYDLINSLKQVNATPEMVQIGNETTPGILIHVPNSKTDCWGNGVDKASTAINGDMGTSAGKANAGKYFKAGIRAVKAVSQNIKTVLHIESIRKTNTVNWWMEEIFKNQKVPADVMGFSAYTAYGDDKPDKWNSLFKSLISTYSNLEFIVAEYNGGESDNTYSYDGSRKKAVDMVRGLDRWIGAFFWEPTLSGAWGPSLFDWDGPNMKANKKAFDEYKVEF; encoded by the coding sequence ATGGGATTGAATAAGCTTTTACCATTTGGCTTTGTGTTTGGTGCGCTTACCTTGAGCGCTTGCGGTGGCGATTCGGATAATGCCGCCCAGTTTGATTACGAGGTGGTTGATTCTTCGCCGAGTAGTGTCCAGAGAGATACTTTTTATGTGGAACCTGGTGTCGAGCAGCCGGATTATAGTTCGCCGAGCCTCGGTGGCGATTCAATCGGCTTGGAATTCTCGTCTGCATTTGAACCTCTGCTTTCGTCGGAATCGAATGTACCGGAGTCTTCGGGTACGGAACTGCCGATTTCTTCTGCGGATATAGAAATGTCATCGGGTGGTGTGATGTCGGGTTCTTCGTCGGCGGAAATGTCTTCGGGCGCTATATTGCCGAAATCGTCTTCGTCGAGAATTGTTCCCGATTTGTCTTCGGATTCGAGGCCGCCGCGTTCCTCGTCTTCCAAGATGGAACCTCCTCCGGAATCTTCTTCTAGAATGGAGCCGCCCTCTTCTTCGAGCAAGGGGCCTGCGCTTGACTTTAGCTTCTATAACGGTGCGGACATTTCGACGGTGCAGGAATACGAGCGCTGGGGTACCAAGTTCTACGATGTCGACGGCTCCGAAAAAGACATCTTTACGCTCCTGAAAGACCACGGATTCAATGCGATTCGCTTGAAGACTTTTGTGAGTCCGAAGGCGCAGTACGGTTATGCGGCGTCGGGCTGCGATCATGATGCCGAAAGTTATGCCGACAAGGACCACATTATTGCGTATGCGAAAAAGATTAAGGCGGCAGGCATGGCCTTCTTGCTGGACATCCATTACAGCGACAACTGGGCGGATCCTGGCAAGCAGATTATCCCGAGCCGCTGGCGTAATGTGACAAGCTCCGATGCCATGGCGGATTCCGTGTACAACTACACTTACGACTTGATTAATTCGCTTAAGCAAGTGAATGCGACTCCGGAAATGGTGCAAATCGGTAACGAAACCACGCCGGGCATTTTGATTCATGTGCCGAACAGCAAGACGGATTGCTGGGGTAATGGGGTAGATAAGGCGTCTACTGCAATCAATGGCGATATGGGTACAAGTGCCGGCAAGGCCAATGCGGGCAAGTACTTTAAGGCGGGCATCCGTGCTGTCAAGGCGGTGTCGCAAAATATCAAGACGGTTCTCCATATCGAAAGCATTCGCAAGACTAACACGGTCAACTGGTGGATGGAAGAAATCTTCAAGAACCAGAAGGTTCCTGCTGATGTGATGGGATTCTCGGCGTACACCGCTTACGGTGACGATAAGCCGGATAAGTGGAATAGTTTGTTCAAAAGCTTGATTTCGACTTATTCGAATTTGGAATTCATTGTGGCCGAATACAATGGCGGTGAATCGGACAACACGTATTCTTATGATGGTTCGCGCAAGAAGGCTGTCGATATGGTTCGCGGACTAGACCGCTGGATTGGCGCCTTTTTCTGGGAACCCACTTTGAGCGGGGCCTGGGGCCCGTCGCTATTTGACTGGGATGGCCCGAACATGAAGGCCAATAAGAAGGCTTTTGACGAGTACAAGGTGGAGTTTTAA
- a CDS encoding chorismate mutase: MNIEDWRNRIDELNDELIALLNKRATYATEIGKIKKEKGLPVFDASREDAVLEKVATLTKGPLSPESIKNIFRVIMQETRKVEE, translated from the coding sequence ATGAATATTGAAGACTGGCGCAACCGTATTGATGAACTGAATGATGAACTGATTGCCCTTTTGAACAAGAGGGCAACCTATGCGACTGAAATCGGAAAAATCAAGAAAGAAAAGGGTCTCCCTGTTTTCGATGCCAGTAGGGAAGATGCCGTTCTCGAAAAAGTGGCGACCCTGACAAAGGGCCCGCTTTCGCCGGAATCCATCAAGAATATTTTCCGCGTCATTATGCAAGAAACCCGAAAGGTGGAGGAGTAG
- a CDS encoding prephenate dehydrogenase/arogenate dehydrogenase family protein: MRFTFVGFGLLASSVAAAIKQAKLPTVVRAVSSPATLARAKELGLADEFYGYDEIKDWVPGSDVILLCAPILHILKTIENLSQMDLSLLDAQKQILVSDIGSTKVEICKAGAKLPKPFVFVGSHPMAGSEKRTLEYNDPSIFENAYWFVCPPEGVDESVYKPLLNLISFVGANAVVFPPEHHDRTMAWVSHMPQMLSSTLAASMPERLVKPNYQHYAGRAFRDMTRIAASGWNMWHDIAVTNRDQTVLALKEVRAGIDKTVEAMESLKVVCDGKPAGDDCSAALETVFKAGNDGRASLFAPGRNAAAAFSEITVPLKDVPGALLQVLQPLADNNLNIRDIELMKVRENIAGTLLLAFKTPEEARRAMQILLQLGYDVKER; this comes from the coding sequence GTGCGCTTTACTTTTGTTGGCTTTGGACTTTTGGCAAGTTCGGTAGCCGCAGCCATTAAGCAGGCGAAGTTGCCGACGGTGGTGCGTGCGGTGAGTAGCCCTGCCACGCTTGCTCGTGCAAAAGAACTGGGACTTGCCGATGAATTTTACGGCTACGACGAAATCAAGGACTGGGTTCCTGGTTCCGACGTGATTTTGCTTTGCGCTCCGATTCTCCATATCTTAAAGACGATTGAAAACTTGTCGCAGATGGATTTGTCTCTGCTGGATGCTCAAAAGCAGATTCTGGTGAGCGATATCGGATCGACCAAGGTGGAAATTTGCAAGGCAGGGGCTAAGCTCCCGAAGCCGTTTGTGTTTGTGGGCAGCCACCCGATGGCTGGCTCCGAAAAGCGTACGCTCGAATACAACGATCCTTCGATTTTTGAGAATGCCTACTGGTTCGTATGCCCGCCCGAAGGCGTAGATGAATCGGTGTACAAACCGCTCTTGAACTTGATTTCTTTTGTGGGCGCAAATGCCGTGGTGTTCCCGCCGGAACATCATGACCGCACCATGGCTTGGGTGTCGCACATGCCGCAGATGCTTTCTTCAACGCTGGCGGCGAGCATGCCGGAGCGCTTGGTGAAGCCCAACTACCAGCATTACGCAGGTCGCGCCTTTAGAGATATGACGCGCATTGCCGCCTCTGGCTGGAACATGTGGCACGATATAGCCGTCACGAACCGCGATCAGACGGTGCTTGCGCTTAAAGAAGTGCGCGCCGGAATCGACAAGACTGTCGAGGCCATGGAAAGCCTAAAGGTGGTTTGCGATGGCAAGCCCGCGGGCGATGATTGCTCTGCTGCGTTGGAAACGGTTTTCAAGGCCGGTAACGATGGCCGTGCAAGCCTGTTTGCGCCGGGCCGCAATGCCGCAGCCGCCTTCTCTGAAATTACGGTGCCCCTGAAAGATGTACCGGGTGCGCTGTTGCAGGTGCTGCAACCCCTTGCCGACAACAATTTGAACATTCGCGATATTGAACTGATGAAAGTCCGCGAAAATATTGCAGGCACATTGCTGCTTGCGTTTAAGACCCCTGAAGAGGCCCGCCGTGCCATGCAGATTCTGTTGCAACTTGGCTACGACGTAAAGGAACGCTAA
- a CDS encoding 3-phosphoshikimate 1-carboxyvinyltransferase: MEFVLNPDRERMELALVMALLVNGRTVFEDFSFAAGVEPFAEALKEFGLNYTQQGHQLVLEGKGFQYSLPDMLPMDMSESRSVMLWTLASKDVEQIYTFAAENDEAGIAKVAHAKELLQKYFKVKPVADEPAKFTFTFAAEDPAIKKDSLGNVATVMRNRLLLRTLIRGEYLSFEEKGSVHDQWTKMLMYFGVSLKYESRGMEQLTELERRMMMARGQKIERTQFTEISETPVITGRDYYVPGDTTEAMALALLATIASIPKNTEVALKNVDLNSSRAGALTCLKRMGGNFETVSRRERFGDVYGDVMVYPLASGKRLQGRRFSEDTIATGIEEYPFLAVAACFAEGETILRIPKELRKEMRPTNEALAENLRKTGAEVGVYDDGLVIRGLETIVNGSDFDGGEVPQNGLALSVLSIALENDEPVANSELVEATYPGVLQKLKLLLEQATAKPEET, translated from the coding sequence ATGGAATTTGTTTTAAACCCCGACCGCGAACGTATGGAGCTTGCGCTGGTGATGGCGCTGCTTGTGAATGGTCGTACCGTTTTTGAAGACTTTTCTTTTGCTGCTGGTGTAGAACCTTTTGCCGAGGCACTCAAGGAATTTGGCCTGAATTATACGCAACAGGGCCATCAGCTGGTACTCGAAGGCAAGGGCTTTCAGTATAGCTTGCCGGACATGCTCCCTATGGATATGAGCGAGTCCCGCTCTGTAATGCTTTGGACTCTGGCTTCAAAAGACGTTGAGCAGATTTATACATTCGCTGCCGAAAATGACGAAGCGGGAATTGCAAAGGTCGCACACGCCAAGGAACTTTTGCAGAAGTATTTCAAGGTGAAGCCTGTCGCCGATGAACCGGCAAAGTTTACGTTTACTTTTGCTGCCGAAGATCCGGCGATCAAGAAGGATTCTCTCGGCAATGTGGCGACCGTGATGCGCAACCGCTTGCTGTTGCGTACGCTGATTCGTGGCGAATACCTGTCTTTCGAAGAAAAGGGCTCGGTTCATGATCAGTGGACCAAAATGCTCATGTACTTTGGCGTTTCGTTGAAGTATGAATCTCGCGGCATGGAACAGCTGACGGAATTGGAACGCCGCATGATGATGGCTCGCGGCCAGAAAATTGAACGCACCCAGTTTACCGAGATTTCTGAAACGCCGGTGATTACGGGCCGCGACTACTATGTTCCGGGCGATACCACCGAAGCCATGGCTTTGGCGTTGCTTGCGACGATTGCGAGCATCCCCAAGAATACGGAAGTGGCGCTCAAGAATGTGGACTTGAACAGTTCCCGTGCGGGAGCCCTTACATGCCTCAAGCGTATGGGCGGAAACTTCGAAACGGTGAGCCGCCGCGAGCGTTTTGGTGATGTCTATGGCGATGTCATGGTTTACCCGCTGGCTTCGGGCAAGCGTCTGCAGGGCCGTCGCTTTTCGGAAGATACCATTGCGACGGGTATCGAGGAATATCCCTTCTTGGCCGTAGCAGCTTGCTTTGCCGAAGGTGAAACGATTCTGCGCATTCCCAAGGAACTGCGTAAGGAAATGCGCCCCACGAACGAAGCCTTGGCAGAAAACTTGCGCAAGACGGGCGCCGAAGTGGGCGTCTACGATGACGGCCTTGTGATTCGCGGGCTAGAAACGATTGTGAACGGAAGCGACTTTGACGGGGGAGAGGTGCCGCAGAATGGCCTGGCTCTTTCCGTGCTTTCCATAGCTCTTGAAAATGATGAACCTGTGGCGAATTCCGAATTGGTCGAAGCGACTTATCCGGGCGTATTGCAGAAGCTAAAGCTTTTGTTGGAACAGGCCACGGCAAAGCCGGAGGAAACCTAA